The Plectropomus leopardus isolate mb chromosome 7, YSFRI_Pleo_2.0, whole genome shotgun sequence genome window below encodes:
- the LOC121946082 gene encoding uncharacterized protein LOC121946082 isoform X4 — MSGFTHFLLNFCVLGYVFCSSGAWQVTIPSNIKALAGSCLVIPCTFDYYNYPPTRPERVVWYQYVSHGYPKVYDNWYPNDVIGIFYGRTHAFTSRYERKCSLQIYPVTLSHHRQRIYPWVDPEHIGKYTYAFYETTVKIEVVDRAEAPYISISGNMKVGQAVTVQCTVYHTCPTYPPTLSLNIPLRSHSLTQSSIRDGTSKTTLTNTLYIERDQQTVECLVRHKGGITARASKTLDAECSVSSLTIEHASGEFLEGQASKVNCTASYTCVKHIPTLTWNYESMSASTNTYKIGSAEWMTVSTLTFTASGTDHGRYLTCYAHFTGGQRQERSITLRVKRNMLSRGWSFTTPSSITGMRGSCIVIPCTFTYSVSQPAGLKVIWYLFQNKEYQAVAGDGLSIISRFNGRTSLIGHVEEGNCSLKIERLDMLHNQDRIYPWVDKHSISSFHSVSHIFNDKTSQLIVSDNAQEPQLSLIGVPRVGEESTVSCNVRHTCISAPPTLTLDGIPGRDDITDTPVSDGIWERRIERTWTAKEEDQSVRCTVSYSGGQKATSELKLNVECPFDNITMTERPGEETEGVATSVICSVSYKCKKNKPNIVWNYEDMKSSLKTKQSSSETFITVSNLTFIGSLGDHGKPLTCTAQFLNGETSDSETLHIKKYVSDPFESDTFHHLAADVPFRFNALTESCVVIPCSFPNHGEELVTRGIWSKKKGDIIYHNGQTYVVDHFKGRTKIVGDLNEGDCSLMIDDIKPFDNGPFCFYAEKGNDRVRYNNSCVFIVMKASPEKPVMTSVPTEVDAGSTITVSCSVTHTCSSHPPEFSWSFPSLTSEVTQTTTAQGIWEMTSTITFVAAGGDGVKNLTCTANFWRGKKRASTVQLTVKGSSSLPAAIAGSILVLTVIILAAVFGVLYYRRRRRSADSLRPPPRPEKRRNPEDRERPPRPKKRGSIWSRLSRAEDGRVGWKSESENRKSFWSRFSRDHGNTADLSVGYVNNTTTVNCNTQTSKQRFPSPKHTRKPPSVRPEVRNPVDYHVYGNY, encoded by the exons ATGTCTGGATTTACACATTTTCTCCTGAACTTCTGTGTTCTCG GATATGTTTTCTGCAGTTCTGGGGCTTGGCAAGTAACGATACCAAGCAATATCAAAGCATTGGCGGGTTCCTGTCTTGTCATCCCTTGCACCTTTGACTACTATAACTATCCACCTACAAGACCAGAACGTGTGGTTTGGTACCAGTATGTGAGTCATGGATATCCTAAGGTGTATGACAACTGGTACCCAAATGATGTTATTGGCATATTTTATGGAAGAACCCATGCATTTACTTCAAGATATGAGAGGAAATGTAGTCTTCAGATCTACCCAGTAACGTTGTCTCACCACAGGCAGAGGATTTACCCCTGGGTAGATCCAGAGCATATTGGCAAATACACCTACGCTTTTTATGAAACAACTGTAAAAATTGAAGTTGTTG ACAGGGCCGAGGCACCGTATATTTCAATCTCTGGAAACATGAAAGTTGGACAAGCTGTGACAGTGCAATGCACTGTTTATCACACCTGTCCCACTTATCCACCGACTCTGAGTCTCAACATCCCGCTGCGAAGCCACAGTCTAACTCAAAGCTCCATTCGTGATGGTACATCCAAAACCACCTTGACCAACACATTGTACATTGAGAGAGACCAACAAACTGTGGAGTGCCTTGTCCGACACAAGGGTGGTATCACTGCAAGAGCGTCCAAAACCTTGGATGCAGAAT GCTCTGTTTCATCTTTGACTATCGAACATGCATCAGGGGAATTCCTTGAGGGACAAGCAAGCAAAGTAAACTGCACTGCGTCTTACACATGCGTAAAACATATACCAACTCTCACATGGAACTATGAAAGCATGTCAGCCTCCACTAATACCTACAAGATTGGAAGTGCTGAGTGGATGACTGTTTCCACACTGACATTCACAGCATCAGGTACTGACCATGGACGATATCTGACATGCTACGCACACTTCACTGGGGGACAGAGGCAGGAAAGAAGCATCACCCTACGGGTAAAGA GAAACATGCTCTCTCGCGGCTGGTCCTTCACAACCCCCAGCAGCATCACAGGCATGAGAGGCTCATGCATCGTCATTCCTTGCACTTTCACCTACAGTGTCTCCCAGCCTGCTGGACTTAAAGTTATATGGTACTTGTTCCAAAACAAAGAATATCAAGCTGTAGCTGGCGATGGATTAAGTATTATCAGTAGGTTTAACGGGAGAACCAGCTTGATCGGACATGTGGAGGAGGGGAATTGTAGCCTAAAGATCGAAAGGCTGGACATGTTGCACAACCAGGACAGAATTTACCCGTGGGTAGACAAGCACTCTATCTCCTCCTTCCACAGCGTGAGTCACATATTTAATGACAAAACTTCTCAACTTATTGTTTCAG ACAATGCACAGGAGCCGCAGCTGAGTCTCATCGGTGTCCCCAGGGTGGGAGAGGAGAGCACCGTGTCCTGCAATGTGCGCCATACATGCATCTCTGCTCCCCCCACCCTGACTCTAGATGGTATACCTGGAAGAGACGACATTACAGACACTCCAGTATCTGATGGGATTTGGGAAAGGAGAATAGAGCGAACTTGGACTGCCAAAGAGGAAGACCAGAGCGTGAGATGTACTGTTAGCTACAGCGGTGGTCAGAAAGCCACAAGTGAGCTTAAGCTGAATGTTGAAT GTCCATTTGACAACATCACAATGACTGAGCGCCCAGGCGAGGAAACAGAGGGCGTGGCAACGAGTGTCATTTGTTCTGTTTCCTACaagtgcaagaaaaataaaccaaacatcGTGTGGAACTATGAAGACATGAAGAGTTCGTTAAAAACCAAACAGAGCTCGAGCGAGACCTTTATCACAGTGTCAAATCTCACCTTTATTGGCTCTCTTGGCGATCACGGTAAACCTTTGACCTGCACTGCACAGTTCCTCAATGGGGAGACCTCAGACTCTGAAACCCTTCATATAAAAA aatatgtGAGCGATCCGTTTGAAAGTGACA CATTCCACCATCTGGCTGCTGACGTCCCTTTCAGATTCAACGCTCTGACCGAATCATGTGTGGTGATTCCTTGCAGCTTCCCGAACCACGGGGAGGAGCTTGTCACACGTGGCATCTGgtccaaaaaaaagggggataTAATCTACCATAATGGCCAGACCTATGTGGTTGACCATTTCAAGGGCCGAACCAAAATTGTAGGAGATCTGAATGAGGGAGACTGCTCACTGATGATCGATGACATCAAGCCCTTTGACAATGGGCCCTTCTGTTTCTACGCAGAGAAAGGAAATGATAGAGTCAGATACAACAACAGCTGCGTATTTATAGTTATGAAAG CGTCCCCAGAGAAACCAGTGATGACCTCAGTTCCAACAGAAGTTGATGCTGGATCAACGATTACTGTCTCGTGTTCTGTGACACACACGTGTTCATCACATCCTCCAGAGTTCTCATGGAGTTTCCCAAGCCTCACCAGCGAGGTCACACAGACCACAACAGCACAGGGCATCTGGGAGATGACCTCCACAATCACGTTCGTGGCTGCTGGGGGAGATGGGGTCAAAAACCTGACCTGTACTGCCAACTTCTGGCGTGGCAAGAAACGAGCCAGCACAGTCCAGCTGACAGTGAAGG GATCAAGCTCTCTTCCAGCAGCCATTGCAGGGTCAATTCTAGTCCTGACTGTAATCATCCTGGCTGCAGTGTTTGGAGTGCTCTACTACAGGAGAAG GAGGCGTTCTGCTGACTCGCTGAGACCACCACCTCGACCAGAGAAAAG GAGAAACCCAGAGGACAGGGAGAGACCTCCAAGGCCTAAAAAACG GGGATCCATTTGGAGCCGACTTTCCCG agcagaggatgGCCGTGTCGGATGGAagagtgaaagtgaaaacag GAAGTCATTCTGGAGCAGATTTTCAAG AGACCACGGCAACACTG
- the LOC121946082 gene encoding uncharacterized protein LOC121946082 isoform X3, with translation MSGFTHFLLNFCVLGYVFCSSGAWQVTIPSNIKALAGSCLVIPCTFDYYNYPPTRPERVVWYQYVSHGYPKVYDNWYPNDVIGIFYGRTHAFTSRYERKCSLQIYPVTLSHHRQRIYPWVDPEHIGKYTYAFYETTVKIEVVDRAEAPYISISGNMKVGQAVTVQCTVYHTCPTYPPTLSLNIPLRSHSLTQSSIRDGTSKTTLTNTLYIERDQQTVECLVRHKGGITARASKTLDAECSVSSLTIEHASGEFLEGQASKVNCTASYTCVKHIPTLTWNYESMSASTNTYKIGSAEWMTVSTLTFTASGTDHGRYLTCYAHFTGGQRQERSITLRVKRNMLSRGWSFTTPSSITGMRGSCIVIPCTFTYSVSQPAGLKVIWYLFQNKEYQAVAGDGLSIISRFNGRTSLIGHVEEGNCSLKIERLDMLHNQDRIYPWVDKHSISSFHSVSHIFNDKTSQLIVSDNAQEPQLSLIGVPRVGEESTVSCNVRHTCISAPPTLTLDGIPGRDDITDTPVSDGIWERRIERTWTAKEEDQSVRCTVSYSGGQKATSELKLNVECPFDNITMTERPGEETEGVATSVICSVSYKCKKNKPNIVWNYEDMKSSLKTKQSSSETFITVSNLTFIGSLGDHGKPLTCTAQFLNGETSDSETLHIKKYVSDPFESDTFHHLAADVPFRFNALTESCVVIPCSFPNHGEELVTRGIWSKKKGDIIYHNGQTYVVDHFKGRTKIVGDLNEGDCSLMIDDIKPFDNGPFCFYAEKGNDRVRYNNSCVFIVMKASPEKPVMTSVPTEVDAGSTITVSCSVTHTCSSHPPEFSWSFPSLTSEVTQTTTAQGIWEMTSTITFVAAGGDGVKNLTCTANFWRGKKRASTVQLTVKGSSSLPAAIAGSILVLTVIILAAVFGVLYYRRRRRSADSLRPPPRPEKRRNPEDRERPPRPKKRGSIWSRLSRRAEDGRVGWKSESENRKSFWSRFSRDHGNTADLSVGYVNNTTTVNCNTQTSKQRFPSPKHTRKPPSVRPEVRNPVDYHVYGNY, from the exons ATGTCTGGATTTACACATTTTCTCCTGAACTTCTGTGTTCTCG GATATGTTTTCTGCAGTTCTGGGGCTTGGCAAGTAACGATACCAAGCAATATCAAAGCATTGGCGGGTTCCTGTCTTGTCATCCCTTGCACCTTTGACTACTATAACTATCCACCTACAAGACCAGAACGTGTGGTTTGGTACCAGTATGTGAGTCATGGATATCCTAAGGTGTATGACAACTGGTACCCAAATGATGTTATTGGCATATTTTATGGAAGAACCCATGCATTTACTTCAAGATATGAGAGGAAATGTAGTCTTCAGATCTACCCAGTAACGTTGTCTCACCACAGGCAGAGGATTTACCCCTGGGTAGATCCAGAGCATATTGGCAAATACACCTACGCTTTTTATGAAACAACTGTAAAAATTGAAGTTGTTG ACAGGGCCGAGGCACCGTATATTTCAATCTCTGGAAACATGAAAGTTGGACAAGCTGTGACAGTGCAATGCACTGTTTATCACACCTGTCCCACTTATCCACCGACTCTGAGTCTCAACATCCCGCTGCGAAGCCACAGTCTAACTCAAAGCTCCATTCGTGATGGTACATCCAAAACCACCTTGACCAACACATTGTACATTGAGAGAGACCAACAAACTGTGGAGTGCCTTGTCCGACACAAGGGTGGTATCACTGCAAGAGCGTCCAAAACCTTGGATGCAGAAT GCTCTGTTTCATCTTTGACTATCGAACATGCATCAGGGGAATTCCTTGAGGGACAAGCAAGCAAAGTAAACTGCACTGCGTCTTACACATGCGTAAAACATATACCAACTCTCACATGGAACTATGAAAGCATGTCAGCCTCCACTAATACCTACAAGATTGGAAGTGCTGAGTGGATGACTGTTTCCACACTGACATTCACAGCATCAGGTACTGACCATGGACGATATCTGACATGCTACGCACACTTCACTGGGGGACAGAGGCAGGAAAGAAGCATCACCCTACGGGTAAAGA GAAACATGCTCTCTCGCGGCTGGTCCTTCACAACCCCCAGCAGCATCACAGGCATGAGAGGCTCATGCATCGTCATTCCTTGCACTTTCACCTACAGTGTCTCCCAGCCTGCTGGACTTAAAGTTATATGGTACTTGTTCCAAAACAAAGAATATCAAGCTGTAGCTGGCGATGGATTAAGTATTATCAGTAGGTTTAACGGGAGAACCAGCTTGATCGGACATGTGGAGGAGGGGAATTGTAGCCTAAAGATCGAAAGGCTGGACATGTTGCACAACCAGGACAGAATTTACCCGTGGGTAGACAAGCACTCTATCTCCTCCTTCCACAGCGTGAGTCACATATTTAATGACAAAACTTCTCAACTTATTGTTTCAG ACAATGCACAGGAGCCGCAGCTGAGTCTCATCGGTGTCCCCAGGGTGGGAGAGGAGAGCACCGTGTCCTGCAATGTGCGCCATACATGCATCTCTGCTCCCCCCACCCTGACTCTAGATGGTATACCTGGAAGAGACGACATTACAGACACTCCAGTATCTGATGGGATTTGGGAAAGGAGAATAGAGCGAACTTGGACTGCCAAAGAGGAAGACCAGAGCGTGAGATGTACTGTTAGCTACAGCGGTGGTCAGAAAGCCACAAGTGAGCTTAAGCTGAATGTTGAAT GTCCATTTGACAACATCACAATGACTGAGCGCCCAGGCGAGGAAACAGAGGGCGTGGCAACGAGTGTCATTTGTTCTGTTTCCTACaagtgcaagaaaaataaaccaaacatcGTGTGGAACTATGAAGACATGAAGAGTTCGTTAAAAACCAAACAGAGCTCGAGCGAGACCTTTATCACAGTGTCAAATCTCACCTTTATTGGCTCTCTTGGCGATCACGGTAAACCTTTGACCTGCACTGCACAGTTCCTCAATGGGGAGACCTCAGACTCTGAAACCCTTCATATAAAAA aatatgtGAGCGATCCGTTTGAAAGTGACA CATTCCACCATCTGGCTGCTGACGTCCCTTTCAGATTCAACGCTCTGACCGAATCATGTGTGGTGATTCCTTGCAGCTTCCCGAACCACGGGGAGGAGCTTGTCACACGTGGCATCTGgtccaaaaaaaagggggataTAATCTACCATAATGGCCAGACCTATGTGGTTGACCATTTCAAGGGCCGAACCAAAATTGTAGGAGATCTGAATGAGGGAGACTGCTCACTGATGATCGATGACATCAAGCCCTTTGACAATGGGCCCTTCTGTTTCTACGCAGAGAAAGGAAATGATAGAGTCAGATACAACAACAGCTGCGTATTTATAGTTATGAAAG CGTCCCCAGAGAAACCAGTGATGACCTCAGTTCCAACAGAAGTTGATGCTGGATCAACGATTACTGTCTCGTGTTCTGTGACACACACGTGTTCATCACATCCTCCAGAGTTCTCATGGAGTTTCCCAAGCCTCACCAGCGAGGTCACACAGACCACAACAGCACAGGGCATCTGGGAGATGACCTCCACAATCACGTTCGTGGCTGCTGGGGGAGATGGGGTCAAAAACCTGACCTGTACTGCCAACTTCTGGCGTGGCAAGAAACGAGCCAGCACAGTCCAGCTGACAGTGAAGG GATCAAGCTCTCTTCCAGCAGCCATTGCAGGGTCAATTCTAGTCCTGACTGTAATCATCCTGGCTGCAGTGTTTGGAGTGCTCTACTACAGGAGAAG GAGGCGTTCTGCTGACTCGCTGAGACCACCACCTCGACCAGAGAAAAG GAGAAACCCAGAGGACAGGGAGAGACCTCCAAGGCCTAAAAAACG GGGATCCATTTGGAGCCGACTTTCCCG cagagcagaggatgGCCGTGTCGGATGGAagagtgaaagtgaaaacag GAAGTCATTCTGGAGCAGATTTTCAAG AGACCACGGCAACACTG
- the LOC121946082 gene encoding uncharacterized protein LOC121946082 isoform X2, translating to MSGFTHFLLNFCVLGYVFCSSGAWQVTIPSNIKALAGSCLVIPCTFDYYNYPPTRPERVVWYQYVSHGYPKVYDNWYPNDVIGIFYGRTHAFTSRYERKCSLQIYPVTLSHHRQRIYPWVDPEHIGKYTYAFYETTVKIEVVDRAEAPYISISGNMKVGQAVTVQCTVYHTCPTYPPTLSLNIPLRSHSLTQSSIRDGTSKTTLTNTLYIERDQQTVECLVRHKGGITARASKTLDAECSVSSLTIEHASGEFLEGQASKVNCTASYTCVKHIPTLTWNYESMSASTNTYKIGSAEWMTVSTLTFTASGTDHGRYLTCYAHFTGGQRQERSITLRVKRNMLSRGWSFTTPSSITGMRGSCIVIPCTFTYSVSQPAGLKVIWYLFQNKEYQAVAGDGLSIISRFNGRTSLIGHVEEGNCSLKIERLDMLHNQDRIYPWVDKHSISSFHSVSHIFNDKTSQLIVSDNAQEPQLSLIGVPRVGEESTVSCNVRHTCISAPPTLTLDGIPGRDDITDTPVSDGIWERRIERTWTAKEEDQSVRCTVSYSGGQKATSELKLNVECPFDNITMTERPGEETEGVATSVICSVSYKCKKNKPNIVWNYEDMKSSLKTKQSSSETFITVSNLTFIGSLGDHGKPLTCTAQFLNGETSDSETLHIKKYVSDPFESDTFHHLAADVPFRFNALTESCVVIPCSFPNHGEELVTRGIWSKKKGDIIYHNGQTYVVDHFKGRTKIVGDLNEGDCSLMIDDIKPFDNGPFCFYAEKGNDRVRYNNSCVFIVMKASPEKPVMTSVPTEVDAGSTITVSCSVTHTCSSHPPEFSWSFPSLTSEVTQTTTAQGIWEMTSTITFVAAGGDGVKNLTCTANFWRGKKRASTVQLTVKGSSSLPAAIAGSILVLTVIILAAVFGVLYYRRRRRSADSLRPPPRPEKRSLWDRLSRRNPEDRERPPRPKKRGSIWSRLSRAEDGRVGWKSESENRKSFWSRFSRDHGNTADLSVGYVNNTTTVNCNTQTSKQRFPSPKHTRKPPSVRPEVRNPVDYHVYGNY from the exons ATGTCTGGATTTACACATTTTCTCCTGAACTTCTGTGTTCTCG GATATGTTTTCTGCAGTTCTGGGGCTTGGCAAGTAACGATACCAAGCAATATCAAAGCATTGGCGGGTTCCTGTCTTGTCATCCCTTGCACCTTTGACTACTATAACTATCCACCTACAAGACCAGAACGTGTGGTTTGGTACCAGTATGTGAGTCATGGATATCCTAAGGTGTATGACAACTGGTACCCAAATGATGTTATTGGCATATTTTATGGAAGAACCCATGCATTTACTTCAAGATATGAGAGGAAATGTAGTCTTCAGATCTACCCAGTAACGTTGTCTCACCACAGGCAGAGGATTTACCCCTGGGTAGATCCAGAGCATATTGGCAAATACACCTACGCTTTTTATGAAACAACTGTAAAAATTGAAGTTGTTG ACAGGGCCGAGGCACCGTATATTTCAATCTCTGGAAACATGAAAGTTGGACAAGCTGTGACAGTGCAATGCACTGTTTATCACACCTGTCCCACTTATCCACCGACTCTGAGTCTCAACATCCCGCTGCGAAGCCACAGTCTAACTCAAAGCTCCATTCGTGATGGTACATCCAAAACCACCTTGACCAACACATTGTACATTGAGAGAGACCAACAAACTGTGGAGTGCCTTGTCCGACACAAGGGTGGTATCACTGCAAGAGCGTCCAAAACCTTGGATGCAGAAT GCTCTGTTTCATCTTTGACTATCGAACATGCATCAGGGGAATTCCTTGAGGGACAAGCAAGCAAAGTAAACTGCACTGCGTCTTACACATGCGTAAAACATATACCAACTCTCACATGGAACTATGAAAGCATGTCAGCCTCCACTAATACCTACAAGATTGGAAGTGCTGAGTGGATGACTGTTTCCACACTGACATTCACAGCATCAGGTACTGACCATGGACGATATCTGACATGCTACGCACACTTCACTGGGGGACAGAGGCAGGAAAGAAGCATCACCCTACGGGTAAAGA GAAACATGCTCTCTCGCGGCTGGTCCTTCACAACCCCCAGCAGCATCACAGGCATGAGAGGCTCATGCATCGTCATTCCTTGCACTTTCACCTACAGTGTCTCCCAGCCTGCTGGACTTAAAGTTATATGGTACTTGTTCCAAAACAAAGAATATCAAGCTGTAGCTGGCGATGGATTAAGTATTATCAGTAGGTTTAACGGGAGAACCAGCTTGATCGGACATGTGGAGGAGGGGAATTGTAGCCTAAAGATCGAAAGGCTGGACATGTTGCACAACCAGGACAGAATTTACCCGTGGGTAGACAAGCACTCTATCTCCTCCTTCCACAGCGTGAGTCACATATTTAATGACAAAACTTCTCAACTTATTGTTTCAG ACAATGCACAGGAGCCGCAGCTGAGTCTCATCGGTGTCCCCAGGGTGGGAGAGGAGAGCACCGTGTCCTGCAATGTGCGCCATACATGCATCTCTGCTCCCCCCACCCTGACTCTAGATGGTATACCTGGAAGAGACGACATTACAGACACTCCAGTATCTGATGGGATTTGGGAAAGGAGAATAGAGCGAACTTGGACTGCCAAAGAGGAAGACCAGAGCGTGAGATGTACTGTTAGCTACAGCGGTGGTCAGAAAGCCACAAGTGAGCTTAAGCTGAATGTTGAAT GTCCATTTGACAACATCACAATGACTGAGCGCCCAGGCGAGGAAACAGAGGGCGTGGCAACGAGTGTCATTTGTTCTGTTTCCTACaagtgcaagaaaaataaaccaaacatcGTGTGGAACTATGAAGACATGAAGAGTTCGTTAAAAACCAAACAGAGCTCGAGCGAGACCTTTATCACAGTGTCAAATCTCACCTTTATTGGCTCTCTTGGCGATCACGGTAAACCTTTGACCTGCACTGCACAGTTCCTCAATGGGGAGACCTCAGACTCTGAAACCCTTCATATAAAAA aatatgtGAGCGATCCGTTTGAAAGTGACA CATTCCACCATCTGGCTGCTGACGTCCCTTTCAGATTCAACGCTCTGACCGAATCATGTGTGGTGATTCCTTGCAGCTTCCCGAACCACGGGGAGGAGCTTGTCACACGTGGCATCTGgtccaaaaaaaagggggataTAATCTACCATAATGGCCAGACCTATGTGGTTGACCATTTCAAGGGCCGAACCAAAATTGTAGGAGATCTGAATGAGGGAGACTGCTCACTGATGATCGATGACATCAAGCCCTTTGACAATGGGCCCTTCTGTTTCTACGCAGAGAAAGGAAATGATAGAGTCAGATACAACAACAGCTGCGTATTTATAGTTATGAAAG CGTCCCCAGAGAAACCAGTGATGACCTCAGTTCCAACAGAAGTTGATGCTGGATCAACGATTACTGTCTCGTGTTCTGTGACACACACGTGTTCATCACATCCTCCAGAGTTCTCATGGAGTTTCCCAAGCCTCACCAGCGAGGTCACACAGACCACAACAGCACAGGGCATCTGGGAGATGACCTCCACAATCACGTTCGTGGCTGCTGGGGGAGATGGGGTCAAAAACCTGACCTGTACTGCCAACTTCTGGCGTGGCAAGAAACGAGCCAGCACAGTCCAGCTGACAGTGAAGG GATCAAGCTCTCTTCCAGCAGCCATTGCAGGGTCAATTCTAGTCCTGACTGTAATCATCCTGGCTGCAGTGTTTGGAGTGCTCTACTACAGGAGAAG GAGGCGTTCTGCTGACTCGCTGAGACCACCACCTCGACCAGAGAAAAG ATCACTATGGGATAGATTATCCAG GAGAAACCCAGAGGACAGGGAGAGACCTCCAAGGCCTAAAAAACG GGGATCCATTTGGAGCCGACTTTCCCG agcagaggatgGCCGTGTCGGATGGAagagtgaaagtgaaaacag GAAGTCATTCTGGAGCAGATTTTCAAG AGACCACGGCAACACTG